Proteins encoded in a region of the Benincasa hispida cultivar B227 chromosome 2, ASM972705v1, whole genome shotgun sequence genome:
- the LOC120072062 gene encoding putative uncharacterized protein DDB_G0271982 — protein MPAKFNEGPIKAVLEDVESKRRSEQLAKEKGDADEATKVKRRNLARRLHDEKVRRVNALAEEEAEKKLEGEWCIPLAFEQFERELKKEEEAERRKKKKKELHQREKVQCDIELKRKEKEEWKKEKVDQERERARIRHQRAQLVVVQDKGKEKVEGEDKPSVTAQYAFHFRDKTG, from the exons ATGCCAGCAAAATTCAATGAGGGACCGATTAAAGCAGTACTGGAGGATGTGGAGTCGAAGAGAAGGTCTGAGCAACTCGCCAAGGAGAAGGGGGACGCAGATGAAGCAACAAAAGTTAAACGAAGAA ATTTGGCTAGACGGCTTCACGATGAGAAAGTACGTCGTGTTAACGCATTGGCAGAAGAAGAGGCCGAAAAGAAGCTCGAGGGTGAGTGGTGCATTCCTCTTGCCTTCGAGCAGTTTGAAAGGGAGttaaagaaggaagaagaagctgagaggaggaagaagaaaaagaaggagtTGCATCAAAGGGAAAAGGTCCAATGCGACATTGAACTTAAACGCAAGGAGAAAGAGgaatggaaaaaagaaaaagttgatcAGGAGAGAGAAAGGGCGCGCATAAGGCACCAAAGGGCCCAACTTGTGGTCGTCCAAGATAAGGGCAAGGAGAAGGTTGAAG gtgaggataAGCCTAGCGTCACTGCTCAATAtgccttccatttcagggataagaccgggtag